One region of Neorhodopirellula lusitana genomic DNA includes:
- a CDS encoding MotA/TolQ/ExbB proton channel family protein — MSWTAFAQTTPPAANDSLWDIVTSGGWPGILILLVLVSLSIAAAYLVIDQVLSLRRDDILPPGLSNEIAGLLRDGKVADADEALRARPSVLAGVVSLALATREFGWAEIEKTVEDTLLERSAAMHRRIDYLSMIANLSPMVGLLGTVTGMIFAFRQVAATSGAAGAGDLAEGIYQALVTTVGGLVVAIPALAAVGVLRNRVDTLMSEVTMHAERSLSPLRRRMIASPTTASPRIGPVAPAQMRGTKVNPPNVETAPPVPADPTVGHPRTPPQPRKKGKS; from the coding sequence ATGAGCTGGACCGCATTCGCACAAACGACTCCTCCGGCCGCCAACGATTCACTTTGGGACATTGTCACCAGCGGTGGCTGGCCCGGCATCCTGATCCTGCTGGTACTGGTCTCGCTTAGTATCGCGGCGGCGTACTTAGTCATCGACCAGGTCCTATCGCTACGCCGAGACGACATCTTGCCGCCTGGACTTTCCAACGAGATCGCTGGGCTGCTTCGCGATGGAAAAGTAGCGGACGCCGACGAAGCCTTACGAGCTCGACCCAGCGTGCTGGCGGGCGTGGTTTCCCTCGCGTTGGCCACCAGAGAATTTGGCTGGGCGGAAATTGAAAAGACGGTGGAAGACACGCTGCTGGAACGGTCCGCCGCAATGCATCGCCGAATTGACTATCTGTCGATGATTGCAAACCTGTCACCGATGGTCGGGTTGCTGGGCACGGTGACCGGAATGATCTTCGCTTTCCGACAAGTTGCCGCCACCAGTGGTGCAGCCGGCGCGGGCGATTTAGCCGAGGGCATCTACCAGGCGTTGGTGACCACGGTCGGCGGCCTCGTCGTCGCCATTCCAGCGTTAGCCGCCGTCGGGGTGCTCCGAAACCGAGTGGACACTTTAATGTCGGAAGTCACGATGCACGCCGAACGATCTTTGTCCCCGCTGCGAAGAAGGATGATCGCATCGCCCACGACCGCTTCACCGCGAATCGGGCCCGTCGCCCCCGCCCAAATGCGAGGGACGAAGGTGAACCCGCCTAACGTGGAAACGGCCCCTCCCGTCCCTGCCGACCCAACGGTGGGACACCCTCGCACGCCGCCGCAACCTCGCAAGAAAGGGAAGTCATGA
- a CDS encoding multiheme c-type cytochrome: MLKSLTNRPWMAALLVGGLLVAGAVMADYFRSYPADATPTFVGREKCADCHQSEMHAFLGSHHDKAMDLATDETVLGDFNDVTFEHDGLQNRLFRDGKKFMVHTEGQDGQMQDFEVKYVFGVDPLQQYMVEFNRNADTKDDEVARVQVLRISWDTQNKRWFYLRPPDVKEKLEPDDPLHWTGVAQRWQTMCAECHSTNLHRNYDVATQSYHTTFSEIDVSCEACHGPASLHVEMANSKSLFWDRHLGYGLARLKGEDTQPQIDTCAPCHSRRGVLDGTFHGGDSYHDFYSLELLRQDTYHADGQIKDEVYVYGSFIQSKMYHKGIRCSDCHDPHSLELKHKGNETCTSCHQHPAGKYDIPSHHHHAVGSEGAMCVNCHMPHTTYMEVDARRDHSFRIPRPDLSVSLGTPNACSGCHVKDQLESLPAKTQESLPLYQDWLLAAEQGNEQVAKAIAKTDQWCDDACEKWYGENRQTPTHYGETLAALRADDRDAVQKALRLIVRNESLAPVIARATALDEMTDRGHREGVTLAKKLIENHLSGTELQDPILLASAARAIGRAEPRMAKSVLKPLLDEDSRLVRSEAAKALVMSGAYATMVGTERSEVDKILSDVKDELMFASDRAGSHLGWAMLSEQRGRLAEALTAYQNAIAVEPGTTGPRTNLAALLDNIVTSSQQDARAAALLKEINSKLGKSSNIQDWIQRLRAEELPLLGRDANLAPNNPGLQYRYGLALYLAGDLPGAKKQLQRAVELAPEVEDFRMALRLLQEKIDSE, translated from the coding sequence ATGCTAAAGTCGCTAACGAACCGCCCTTGGATGGCCGCGTTGCTGGTCGGCGGCTTGCTAGTCGCCGGTGCCGTGATGGCCGACTACTTCCGCAGCTATCCAGCGGACGCCACCCCAACTTTTGTGGGCCGTGAAAAGTGCGCCGATTGCCACCAAAGTGAGATGCACGCCTTCCTGGGCTCGCACCACGACAAAGCCATGGACTTGGCCACCGACGAAACCGTGCTTGGCGACTTCAACGATGTCACCTTCGAACACGATGGACTCCAGAACCGCCTGTTCCGCGATGGCAAAAAGTTCATGGTCCACACCGAGGGTCAGGATGGGCAGATGCAGGATTTCGAAGTCAAGTACGTCTTCGGCGTCGATCCGCTTCAACAATACATGGTTGAATTCAACCGCAACGCCGACACCAAGGATGACGAAGTCGCACGAGTCCAAGTGCTTCGGATCAGCTGGGACACCCAAAACAAACGCTGGTTCTATCTGCGTCCACCGGATGTGAAAGAAAAGCTGGAACCGGATGACCCACTGCACTGGACCGGCGTTGCACAACGCTGGCAAACGATGTGCGCCGAATGTCATTCGACCAATCTACATCGCAACTACGACGTTGCCACGCAAAGCTATCACACGACATTTTCAGAAATCGATGTCAGTTGTGAGGCCTGCCACGGACCGGCAAGTTTGCATGTGGAAATGGCAAACAGTAAATCGCTGTTCTGGGACCGGCACCTTGGCTACGGATTGGCGCGTCTGAAGGGCGAAGACACGCAACCTCAAATCGATACATGCGCACCGTGCCACTCACGCCGCGGCGTTTTGGATGGCACATTCCATGGCGGCGATTCCTATCACGACTTCTATAGTCTGGAACTCCTGCGACAAGACACCTATCACGCCGACGGCCAGATTAAGGACGAAGTCTATGTCTACGGATCGTTCATCCAAAGCAAGATGTACCACAAGGGCATTCGGTGCTCCGATTGCCATGACCCGCATTCATTGGAACTGAAGCACAAAGGCAACGAAACCTGCACTTCGTGCCATCAACACCCCGCCGGTAAATACGACATCCCGTCCCATCACCATCATGCCGTTGGCAGCGAAGGCGCGATGTGTGTGAACTGCCACATGCCGCACACCACTTACATGGAAGTGGACGCAAGACGTGACCACAGCTTCCGCATCCCACGCCCGGATTTGTCCGTCAGCCTGGGAACCCCCAATGCGTGCAGCGGTTGCCACGTCAAAGACCAGCTTGAATCTCTACCCGCCAAGACCCAGGAATCGCTTCCGCTTTACCAGGATTGGTTACTCGCCGCCGAACAAGGCAACGAACAGGTCGCGAAGGCGATCGCAAAAACGGACCAATGGTGTGACGACGCATGCGAAAAGTGGTACGGCGAAAATCGTCAAACCCCGACCCATTACGGCGAGACGCTTGCAGCCCTGCGAGCCGATGACCGCGACGCCGTTCAAAAGGCACTGCGTTTGATCGTCCGAAATGAATCGCTCGCCCCCGTCATCGCCCGCGCCACCGCGTTGGATGAGATGACCGACCGGGGCCACCGCGAAGGAGTCACGCTGGCCAAGAAGCTAATCGAGAACCATCTATCAGGAACCGAATTACAAGATCCAATCCTACTGGCGTCAGCCGCCCGTGCGATCGGACGAGCTGAACCGCGGATGGCCAAGTCGGTACTAAAACCGCTGCTCGACGAAGACTCCCGCTTGGTACGCAGCGAAGCAGCCAAGGCACTCGTCATGTCCGGTGCCTACGCAACGATGGTGGGTACTGAACGCAGCGAAGTGGACAAGATTCTAAGCGACGTCAAAGATGAATTGATGTTCGCATCGGATCGCGCCGGCTCGCACCTCGGCTGGGCCATGCTCAGCGAACAGCGTGGCAGGTTAGCCGAAGCACTCACCGCCTATCAAAACGCCATCGCAGTGGAACCGGGCACGACCGGGCCGCGAACCAACTTGGCGGCGTTGCTTGACAACATCGTCACGTCGTCCCAACAAGACGCTCGCGCGGCCGCCTTGCTTAAGGAAATCAATTCCAAACTAGGTAAATCATCCAATATCCAAGATTGGATCCAGCGCCTGCGAGCGGAAGAACTGCCCCTACTGGGTCGTGACGCCAATCTGGCACCCAATAACCCTGGACTGCAGTACCGATACGGATTGGCGTTGTATTTAGCAGGTGATTTGCCGGGTGCCAAAAAACAATTACAACGTGCCGTTGAACTGGCCCCGGAAGTGGAAGACTTTCGTATGGCCCTGCGTTTACTACAAGAAAAGATCGATTCGGAGTAA